A genome region from Cutaneotrichosporon cavernicola HIS019 DNA, chromosome: 5 includes the following:
- the mcm7 gene encoding DNA replication licensing factor MCM7 (Belongs to the MCM family): MATQDVGVLPVAAIEINYDEEIQKISDFLTKFVAQRRPANGGVIPSNDDAAAEDETDDELDYMDELHMDERQSPKYMRIMRKVANRQTTEVIIDLKDLQNFSTDHSLLYNVLGNTRRYIQLFADVLDKLLPEPDHELDTSDDVLDMVMAWRREHNTGNEDESELDRSQFPPELMRRYNVFFRPPRGADTLAVRAVRAQHLGHLITVRGIVTRVSEVKPLLLVNAYTCDSCGDEIFQEVDSKSFTPLFACPSQTCQTNQTNGNLHMQTRASRFQAFQEVKIQEMADQVPVGHIPRSMTVHLYGALTRKINPGDVVNISGIFLPTPYTGFRAMRAGLLQDTFLEAMHVHQLKKQYEDMRITPELEAAVEELSVDPGLYSRMARSIAPEIFGHEDVKKALLLLLIGGVTKNVGDGMKIRGDLNVCLMGDPGVAKSQLLKYITKIAPRGVYTTGRGSSGVGLTAAVMRDPVTDEMVLEGGALVLADNGICCIDEFDKMDESDRTAIHEVMEQQTISISKAGISTTLNARTSILAAANPLYGRYNPKVSPVENINLPAALLSRFDILFLILDTPSRENDELLAQHVTYVHMHNEAPELDFEVVEPTLMRHYIAKCRTYRPVVPKEMSEYIVSSYVTMRMEQKEAEAEDKSFTYVSARTLLGVLRLSQALARLRWDSTVRQEDVDEALRLMDASKQSLIEDRGELGIDRTDTSKIFRIIKDMASGRGPAARRRAQRAADDDDDDFESEEETLQELTMVDVRSRVIAKGFTENQLMDTIAEYENMGVLVREANDTRLRFVDDA; the protein is encoded by the exons ATGGCAACCCAGGACGTGGGCGTGCTCCCCGTTGCGGCCATTGAG ATTAACTACGATGAGGAGATCC AGAAGATCTCGGACTTCCTTACCAAGTTTGTCGCCCAGAGGCGGCCAGCTAACGGCGGGGTCATTCCCAGCAATGACGATGCtgctgccgaggacgagactGATGACGAACTGGACTACATGGATGAACTGCACATGGATGAGCGCCAAAGCCCCAAGTATATGCGCATTATGCGCAAGGTCGCCAACCGCCAGACCACTGAGGTCATCATCGACCTCAAAGACCTCCAAAAC TTCTCAACCGACCACTCCCTCCTTTACAACGTTCTGGGAAACACACGCCGCTACATCCAGCTCTTCGCtgacgtcctcgacaaaCTCCTTCCCGAACCTGACCATGAACTGGACACGTCCGatgacgtcctcgacatggTCATGGCGTGGCGCCGGGAACACAATACGGGAAACGAGGACGAAAGCGAGCTCGACCGATCGCAGTTCCCACCCGAGTTGATGCGTCGCTACAACGTCTTTTTCCGCCCACCACGCGGCGCCGATACTCTCGCTGTCCGAGCAGTGCGCGCGCAGCATCTCGGTCACCTCATCACTGTTCGCGGTATCGTCACCCGCGTGTCCGAGGTCAAgcctcttctcctcgtcaatgCGTACACTTGTGATTCGTGCGGTGACGAAATCTTCCAGGAGGTCGACTCCAAGTCATTCACACCTCTCTTTGCCTGCCCTTCGCAGACCTGTCAGACGAACCAGACCAACGGCAACCTGCACATGCAGACTCGCGCATCACGCTTCCAGGCGTTCCAGGAGGTCAAGATCCAGGAAATGGCCGACCAGGTCCCAGTCGGCCACATCCCCCGCTCGATGACCGTGCATCTTTACGGTGCGCTCACGCGCAAGATCAACCcgggcgacgtcgtcaaTATCTCGGGCATTTTCCTTCCGACTCCGTACACGGGCTTCCGTGCTATGCGTGCTGGGCTGCTGCAGGACACCTTCCTTGAGGCCATGCACGTCCACCAGCTCAAGAAGCAGTACGAGGACATGCGCATTACACCAGAGCTGGAGGCAgctgtcgaggagctcagTGTCGACCCTGGCCTCTACTCTCGCATGGCCCGGTCGATCGCTCCTGAAATTTTCGGCCACGAGGACGTCAAGAAGGCTCTTCTCTTGCTCCTCATCGGAGGTGTCACCAAGAACGTCGGCGACGGTATGAAGATCCGCGGCGACCTCAACGTCTGTCTCATGGGTGACCCGGGTGTGGCCAAGTCGCAGCTGCTCAAGTACATCACAAAGATTGCCCCTCGTGGTGTGTACACGACCGGTCGTGGTTCGTCCGGCGTCGGTCTCACTGCGGCCGTTATGCGCGACCCTGTTACGGACGAGATGGTGCTTGAGGGCGGTGCGCTTGTCCTCGCAGACAACGGCATCTGCTGCATCGACGAGTTTGACAAGATGGACGAGTCGGACCGCACTGCCATCCACGAGGTCATGGAGCAGCAGACCATCTCGATCTCCAAGGCAGGTATCTCGACGACACTCAACGCACGTACCTCGATCCTCGCGGCTGCCAACCCTCTGTACGGTCGTTACAACCCCAAGGTTTCGCCGGTGGAGAACATCAACCTGCCGGCCGCCCTCCTGTCGCGTTTCGacatcctcttcctcatcctcgacacgcCGTCACGCGAGAATGATGAACTTCTCGCCCAGCACGTCACATATGTGCACATGCACAACGAGGCGCCTGAGCTTGACTttgaggtcgtcgagccaACACTCATGCGTCACTACATTGCCAAGTGCCGCACGTACCGCCCAGTCGTCCCGAAGGAGATGAGCGAGTACATTGTGTCGTCGTACGTGACGATGCGCATGgagcagaaggaggccgaagccgaggacAAGTCGTTTACGTACGTCTCAGCGCGTACCTTGCTTGGTGTCCTTCGTCTGTCCCAGGCACTGGCACGTCTTCGTTGGGATTCGACTGTGCGCCaggaggacgtcgacgaggcgctgcgcCTCATGGACGCGTCCAAGCAGAGCCTGATCGAGGACCGCGGggagctcggcatcgacCGGACCGACACGTCCAAGATTTTCCGCATCATCAAGGACATGGCGAGCGGGCGTGGGCCcgctgcgcgacgccgggcgcagcgcgcggccgacgacgacgacgacgacttcgagtccgaggaggagacgctGCAGGAGCTCACGATGGTCGACGTACGCTCGCGCGTCATCGCCAAGGGTTTCACCGAAAACCAGCTTATGGACACAATCGCCGAGTACGAAAACATGGGCGTGCTTGTGCGCGAGGCCAACGACACGCGCCTTCGCTTTGTAGACGACGCCTAG